The Cryobacterium sp. SO1 genomic sequence GGCGCGCCCGATCGTTGGTTGAGCTTGTCGAAACCTGGTGGGCCGGCCTGCGGATGCCGTGGCGGCGTTCCGTGGACCGGCTGGCGGGTCTCGACGGGCTCGACCAGCGTCTGGTGCGGTTCCGGGGTCGACTCGCGACCGGTGAGAAGTGGCGCCCAACTAGGATTTCAACCATGCCCGGGCTCAGCTTCGTCACCACAGACCCGGGCTCGCCCGCCGCAGCCGGGATGCTCAGGGCCTATTACAACGACATCGTCGGCCGGTACTGGGGCCGAGTCGCGTTGCCCGCTGAGGTCGATTCCGCGATGGCGGATGAGCCGAGCGAGGACCTGCAGGGCGACTCCGGCGTGCTCGTGCTCGGGATGCTGGACGGCGTGCCTGTCGCCTGCGGCGGGGTGCGTTTCGTCGACGCGCGCATCGGCGAGCTGACTCGCGTCTACGTGGCGGCCGAGGCCAGGGGCGCCGGCGCCGGGGCCGGGCTGCTGGCCTACCTGGACGGCCTCG encodes the following:
- a CDS encoding GNAT family N-acetyltransferase, with the protein product MPGLSFVTTDPGSPAAAGMLRAYYNDIVGRYWGRVALPAEVDSAMADEPSEDLQGDSGVLVLGMLDGVPVACGGVRFVDARIGELTRVYVAAEARGAGAGAGLLAYLDGLATVAGLGTLRLTVRSDLVEARRLYARSGFAEVAPFNTEPYAEHWFAKELGVVGVRLALDATGPGA